A genomic segment from Agrobacterium vitis encodes:
- a CDS encoding beta-mannosidase, whose protein sequence is MTDIHDLAGPWQLSTVNGEHACTITLPGDVHSALHAAGMIADPYFARNEEQVQWVAENDWVLVRSFHLDVADADWYLDIDNLDTVAMVFINDIPVLSADNCFRRYRPDVSAALQPGENTIRIVIHSSIKAGAERQARQPFYVPYHPGNSPIPHGNMLRKPQCHFGWDWNIAIAPLGVYGSIAIRKLDPARIEHVETSQLHHADGRVELTVKATIFAKTPSVVPVHFQLEEERLRLDCGVNAGETVITHVFEVEQPKLWWPAGSGEQALYALSVDVPGDTVEKLIGLRVIELITDADEAGSRFAFKVNGREIFCRGANWIPADALFSRSSPEKTKGLLVSAVAAHMNMIRVWGGGFYEADWFYDLCDRLGLLVWQDFMFACNLYPCTDDFLDNVAAEVDYQVRRLQSHPSIALWCGDNELMGALTWFNESRDNRDRYLVAYDRLNRVIEQGVKKTFPQAIWWPSSPASGYLDYGDAWHADGSGDMHYWSVWHENKSFDNYRSVKPRFCSEFGFQSYTSLPVIESFAEAKDMNIASPVIELHQKNAGGNERIAGTMFRYFRFPKDFANFVYLSQIQQGLAIKTAVDYWRSLKPHCMGTLYWQLNDTWPVASWASLDYGGRWKAMHYMVKRFFQPVTVAAIPDETGKRVQFSMVNDTADSVDIDLTVFALTVSGERRPLTTASGSCSPDRAEILTSIELSAIPSNGLIMWDFKASNGMKGEGHFMPGGTYKSLELEPSGLGFEAAPQADGSVELTVTASGLALFVMIESRLDGSYSDNAFDLTAAESRRVTFTPATPLPPGEVPDFTLYDLYSCQATQ, encoded by the coding sequence ATGACCGATATCCACGACCTTGCTGGCCCCTGGCAGCTTTCCACCGTAAATGGTGAGCATGCCTGCACCATCACCTTGCCCGGCGACGTGCATAGCGCTCTGCATGCGGCAGGCATGATTGCCGATCCTTATTTCGCAAGGAATGAGGAACAGGTGCAATGGGTGGCCGAAAATGACTGGGTGCTGGTCCGCAGTTTCCATCTCGATGTGGCCGATGCGGACTGGTATCTGGATATCGACAATCTCGATACGGTTGCCATGGTGTTCATCAATGACATCCCAGTACTGTCGGCCGACAATTGCTTCCGGCGCTACCGCCCGGATGTCAGCGCCGCCTTGCAGCCGGGCGAAAACACTATTCGTATTGTTATCCATTCCAGCATCAAGGCAGGAGCCGAGCGGCAGGCGCGCCAGCCTTTTTACGTGCCTTACCATCCCGGCAATTCGCCGATCCCGCATGGCAACATGCTGCGCAAGCCCCAATGCCATTTCGGCTGGGACTGGAATATCGCCATCGCGCCGCTGGGCGTCTATGGCTCCATCGCCATACGCAAGCTGGACCCGGCGCGGATCGAGCATGTGGAAACCAGCCAGTTGCATCACGCCGATGGCCGTGTGGAACTGACGGTGAAGGCAACGATTTTTGCCAAGACCCCATCGGTCGTGCCGGTGCATTTCCAGCTGGAGGAAGAACGGCTGCGGCTGGACTGCGGCGTCAATGCCGGGGAAACGGTCATTACCCATGTGTTCGAGGTGGAACAGCCGAAACTATGGTGGCCTGCGGGCAGTGGCGAGCAAGCGCTTTATGCCCTTAGCGTAGACGTGCCTGGCGACACAGTTGAAAAGCTGATCGGCCTGCGGGTCATCGAACTTATCACCGATGCCGATGAGGCGGGCAGCCGGTTTGCGTTCAAGGTCAATGGGCGGGAGATCTTCTGCCGGGGCGCCAACTGGATTCCCGCCGACGCGCTGTTCTCGCGTTCGTCGCCGGAAAAAACCAAGGGCCTGCTGGTCTCGGCGGTGGCCGCCCATATGAACATGATCCGCGTCTGGGGCGGCGGCTTTTACGAGGCCGACTGGTTCTATGATCTGTGTGACCGGCTCGGTCTGCTGGTCTGGCAGGACTTCATGTTTGCCTGCAATCTCTATCCCTGCACCGATGATTTCCTCGATAATGTTGCAGCCGAGGTCGATTATCAGGTTCGCCGCCTGCAATCGCATCCCTCCATTGCGCTTTGGTGCGGCGACAACGAATTGATGGGGGCGCTGACCTGGTTCAACGAAAGCCGTGACAATCGCGACCGTTATCTGGTTGCCTATGACCGGCTGAACCGGGTGATCGAGCAGGGGGTCAAAAAGACCTTTCCGCAAGCCATCTGGTGGCCATCCAGCCCGGCCTCCGGCTATCTCGACTATGGCGATGCCTGGCATGCCGATGGCTCCGGCGACATGCATTACTGGTCGGTCTGGCACGAGAACAAGAGCTTCGACAATTACCGCAGCGTCAAGCCGCGTTTCTGCTCGGAGTTCGGCTTTCAGTCCTATACGTCGCTGCCTGTCATCGAAAGCTTTGCCGAGGCAAAGGACATGAATATCGCCTCGCCGGTCATTGAGCTGCACCAGAAGAATGCCGGTGGCAATGAGCGGATCGCAGGCACGATGTTCCGCTATTTTCGCTTCCCGAAGGATTTCGCTAATTTCGTCTATCTTAGCCAGATCCAGCAGGGCCTGGCAATCAAGACGGCGGTGGACTATTGGCGCTCGCTGAAGCCCCATTGCATGGGTACGCTCTATTGGCAGCTCAACGATACCTGGCCTGTCGCTTCTTGGGCGAGCCTGGATTACGGCGGGCGGTGGAAGGCCATGCATTATATGGTCAAGCGCTTCTTCCAGCCGGTGACCGTCGCCGCCATCCCGGATGAAACGGGCAAGCGGGTGCAGTTCTCCATGGTCAATGACACGGCTGACAGTGTGGATATCGATCTGACCGTGTTTGCGCTGACAGTGTCTGGTGAACGCCGGCCACTCACGACGGCAAGCGGATCATGTTCGCCAGACCGGGCAGAGATTTTAACCTCCATCGAACTATCAGCTATCCCCAGTAATGGACTGATAATGTGGGATTTCAAGGCATCAAACGGCATGAAAGGCGAGGGCCATTTCATGCCTGGTGGCACCTATAAATCTCTGGAACTGGAGCCATCAGGGCTTGGCTTTGAGGCCGCACCACAGGCTGATGGTTCGGTAGAGCTAACGGTTACGGCCTCTGGTCTTGCGCTGTTCGTGATGATCGAAAGCCGCCTTGACGGGAGCTATAGCGACAATGCCTTTGACCTGACCGCCGCTGAAAGCCGCCGTGTGACCTTCACGCCAGCCACGCCGCTGCCGCCGGGCGAAGTACCTGATTTCACCCTTTACGATCTCTATTCCTGCCAGGCTACCCAATAG
- the msrQ gene encoding protein-methionine-sulfoxide reductase heme-binding subunit MsrQ: protein MASFSLSARQKSLSIWALYAFGLMPGLYAFYLGIFGDLGADPVREFEHRLGLWALRFLCLGLAITPLRDLAKYNFIAYRRALGLLVFYYVLAHFAVYLTLDRGLILSSILGDILKRPYIMLGMLGLILLIPLALTSNRWSIRKFGSRWNTLHKASYIILAAGLLHFVLSRKSFTLEPAIYTGIVILLLGYRLVRPRLMAAKRKKAALAKAAPRTA from the coding sequence ATGGCCTCTTTCAGTCTCTCCGCACGGCAAAAATCGCTCTCCATCTGGGCGCTGTATGCGTTTGGCCTCATGCCCGGCCTTTACGCCTTCTATCTCGGCATTTTCGGCGATCTCGGTGCCGATCCGGTGCGCGAATTCGAGCATCGCCTCGGGCTCTGGGCCTTGCGGTTCCTCTGTCTGGGGCTGGCGATAACGCCGCTGCGCGATCTGGCAAAATACAATTTCATCGCCTATCGCCGGGCGCTGGGCCTTTTGGTGTTCTACTATGTGCTGGCCCATTTTGCCGTCTATCTGACGCTGGATAGAGGGCTGATTCTCTCGTCCATTCTCGGGGACATCCTGAAGCGGCCCTATATCATGCTGGGTATGCTGGGGCTCATCCTGCTTATTCCGCTGGCCCTGACCTCCAATCGCTGGTCTATCCGCAAGTTTGGCAGTCGTTGGAACACGCTGCATAAGGCGAGCTATATCATTCTTGCCGCTGGGCTTTTGCATTTCGTCCTGTCGCGCAAGTCCTTCACGCTGGAGCCCGCAATCTATACCGGCATCGTTATCCTGTTGCTTGGTTACCGGCTGGTGCGTCCAAGACTGATGGCGGCGAAGCGGAAAAAGGCGGCGCTGGCCAAGGCGGCACCCCGAACCGCTTAA
- a CDS encoding glycoside hydrolase family 43 protein, whose product MIINPILPGFNPDPSICRVGEDYYIATSTFEWYPGVQIHHSRDLVNWTLIRRPLERQSQLDMRGNPDSCGIWAPCLSYADGLFWLVYTDVKRLDGSFKDAPNYIVTSPSIEGEWSDPVYVNASGFDPSLFHDDDGRKWFVNMQWNHRVEAFNTIGPHPAFDGILLQEWDSVAKTLTGPVRNIYPGTELGLVEGPHLFKRNGWYYLTVAEGGTGYDHAVTMARSRNIEGPYETHPDRHLITSKDDSKAELQKAGHGQYVETPDGQAYHTHLCGRPLAPYRRCTLGRETSLQKCVWKDDWLYLEQGGQVPAVYVKPPLPAERLEKPAITEYRFDPSGLPMDFQWLRTPEPERIFSLSARPSFLRLYGRQSIGSWFEQALVARRQQHHSFRAQTRITFAAQTYQQAAGLTHYYNRYKFYALTVTWHETLGRALTILSCPGDYPGGKLVFPIEAGLALPDGDIDLAMEVTDNDLQFLWRPAVASLDGSEGAWQSVGPILDAGVISDEGGRGFDASFTGAFTGLFAFDLTGQARLADFSGFLYEAR is encoded by the coding sequence ATGATCATCAACCCAATCCTGCCGGGCTTCAACCCGGACCCGTCCATCTGCCGGGTGGGGGAGGATTATTATATCGCCACCTCGACCTTCGAATGGTATCCGGGCGTGCAGATCCACCATTCCCGCGATCTGGTCAACTGGACATTGATCCGCCGCCCGCTGGAACGCCAAAGCCAGCTGGACATGCGCGGCAATCCCGATAGCTGCGGCATCTGGGCGCCGTGCCTCTCCTATGCCGATGGGCTGTTCTGGCTGGTCTATACCGATGTAAAGCGCCTCGACGGTAGCTTCAAGGATGCCCCCAATTACATCGTGACCTCGCCAAGTATCGAGGGCGAATGGTCTGATCCTGTTTATGTCAATGCGTCAGGCTTTGACCCCTCGCTGTTTCACGATGACGATGGCCGCAAATGGTTCGTCAACATGCAATGGAACCATCGAGTTGAGGCTTTTAACACCATCGGCCCGCATCCGGCCTTTGACGGCATCCTGTTGCAGGAATGGGACTCGGTGGCAAAAACGCTGACAGGCCCGGTGCGCAATATCTATCCCGGAACCGAGCTTGGACTGGTCGAGGGGCCGCATCTGTTCAAACGCAATGGCTGGTACTACCTGACGGTTGCCGAAGGTGGCACAGGCTATGACCATGCGGTCACCATGGCGCGGTCGCGTAACATTGAAGGCCCTTATGAGACCCACCCTGACCGGCATCTGATCACCTCCAAAGACGATTCCAAGGCAGAGTTGCAAAAGGCTGGCCACGGGCAATATGTGGAAACGCCCGACGGACAGGCCTATCACACCCATTTATGCGGACGTCCGCTGGCACCCTATCGCCGTTGCACGCTGGGGCGTGAAACATCCTTGCAAAAATGCGTCTGGAAGGATGATTGGCTCTATCTGGAGCAGGGCGGTCAGGTGCCTGCGGTCTACGTGAAGCCGCCTTTACCGGCAGAGCGTTTGGAAAAGCCCGCGATTACAGAGTACCGTTTCGATCCATCCGGCCTGCCGATGGATTTTCAATGGTTGCGGACGCCAGAGCCGGAGCGGATTTTCAGCCTCTCGGCGCGGCCCAGCTTTCTGCGGCTTTATGGTCGGCAAAGCATTGGCAGTTGGTTCGAGCAAGCGCTTGTCGCCCGTCGTCAGCAACACCATAGCTTCCGGGCGCAGACCCGTATCACGTTTGCGGCGCAAACCTATCAACAGGCGGCGGGCCTGACCCATTACTATAACCGCTACAAGTTTTACGCCCTGACTGTGACCTGGCACGAGACGCTGGGCCGGGCGCTGACCATCCTGTCCTGCCCCGGTGACTATCCGGGCGGCAAGCTGGTCTTTCCTATCGAAGCCGGATTGGCTCTGCCGGATGGCGACATTGATCTGGCGATGGAGGTCACGGATAACGATCTGCAATTCCTCTGGCGTCCAGCGGTCGCAAGCCTTGATGGTTCAGAGGGGGCATGGCAATCGGTCGGCCCAATCCTCGACGCAGGCGTCATTTCCGATGAGGGCGGACGCGGCTTCGACGCCTCCTTCACCGGCGCCTTTACCGGCCTGTTCGCCTTCGATCTGACGGGGCAGGCGAGACTGGCCGATTTCTCCGGTTTCCTCTACGAGGCGCGCTGA
- a CDS encoding sugar phosphate isomerase/epimerase family protein, which translates to MTDLGFQLYSARNFQPFSAILPKLKAAGYTHVEGYGAMYASADDAVLKALRDDLDANDLTMPTGHFGIDLLESDPAKALSIAKTLGIKAVYCPHLLPDQRPSDAAGWFAFGQRLEKAGKPFVDAGLLFGWHNHDFEFAALPDGSTPQEQIFAGGPSLTWEADLAWVVRGHADPVSWIESYGKRITAVHVKDIAPAGENKDEDGWADVGHGTVDWKGLVAALERYNVQYYVVEHDNPNDIDRLITRSIASFNSF; encoded by the coding sequence ATGACCGATCTCGGCTTTCAGCTTTATAGCGCCCGCAATTTCCAACCGTTTTCCGCCATCCTTCCGAAGTTGAAGGCGGCAGGCTATACCCATGTTGAGGGCTATGGCGCCATGTATGCCAGCGCCGATGACGCGGTGCTGAAGGCGCTGCGCGACGATCTCGACGCCAATGACCTGACCATGCCGACCGGCCATTTCGGCATCGACCTGCTGGAAAGCGATCCGGCCAAGGCACTGTCCATCGCCAAGACGTTGGGCATCAAGGCCGTTTATTGCCCTCACCTTTTGCCGGACCAACGCCCTAGCGATGCGGCGGGTTGGTTTGCTTTTGGCCAAAGGCTGGAAAAGGCAGGCAAGCCATTCGTCGATGCCGGGCTGCTGTTTGGCTGGCACAATCATGATTTTGAATTCGCAGCGCTTCCAGACGGCTCGACACCACAGGAACAGATTTTTGCCGGTGGCCCAAGCCTGACCTGGGAAGCCGATCTCGCCTGGGTGGTGCGTGGCCATGCCGATCCCGTGTCCTGGATCGAGAGCTACGGCAAGCGGATCACCGCCGTGCATGTCAAGGATATCGCGCCCGCAGGTGAAAACAAGGACGAGGACGGCTGGGCCGATGTTGGTCATGGCACGGTCGACTGGAAGGGACTGGTGGCCGCTCTGGAACGCTACAATGTCCAATATTATGTGGTCGAGCATGACAATCCGAATGATATCGACAGGTTGATTACCCGATCTATTGCTTCCTTCAATTCCTTTTGA
- a CDS encoding Gfo/Idh/MocA family protein has product MTRELNVGIIGCGNISSAYFTLAPLFKGITVVACADINMNAAELRAEEFGVKAQTVEELLANPDVDVVVNLTIPAVHYAVSKQILEAGKHVYSEKPLVLSPEEGESLRRIAKEKGLSVGCAPDTFLGGAHQLARKHIDEGGIGRVTSGTCHVMGPGMEMWHPNPDFFFLPGGGPILDLGPYYIANLINLIGPVKRVGALTSMANETRTITSEPRNGEVIPVKTPTNIHALLEFVNGATITLSASWDVWCHRHANMELYGTEGSLFVPDPNFFGGAVEATGRNKEVKPLEDWDHPFGINNQESAQGPRANYRTAGLADMALAIIEGRDARCSLDRVLHGVDVMTAILKSGETGEFVSLSTTCTQPAALGVEEARALLR; this is encoded by the coding sequence ATGACACGTGAACTTAATGTCGGCATCATCGGATGCGGCAATATTTCCTCGGCCTATTTCACCCTTGCCCCGCTGTTCAAGGGCATCACAGTGGTGGCCTGCGCCGATATCAACATGAATGCCGCAGAGCTGCGCGCCGAGGAATTCGGCGTCAAGGCCCAGACGGTGGAAGAGCTACTGGCCAATCCGGATGTGGATGTGGTGGTCAACCTCACCATTCCGGCGGTGCATTATGCTGTCTCCAAACAGATCCTCGAAGCGGGCAAACATGTCTATTCGGAAAAGCCGCTGGTGCTCAGCCCGGAGGAAGGTGAGAGCCTGCGGCGGATCGCAAAGGAAAAGGGTCTCTCGGTCGGTTGCGCCCCGGATACTTTTCTGGGTGGCGCGCATCAGTTGGCACGCAAGCATATCGATGAAGGTGGTATTGGCCGTGTCACATCGGGCACCTGCCATGTGATGGGCCCAGGCATGGAAATGTGGCACCCGAACCCGGATTTCTTCTTCCTGCCGGGCGGCGGTCCGATCCTTGATCTCGGGCCTTATTACATTGCCAACCTGATCAACCTGATCGGCCCGGTGAAGCGGGTTGGGGCCTTAACCTCGATGGCCAACGAGACCCGCACCATTACCAGCGAGCCGCGCAATGGTGAGGTGATCCCGGTCAAGACACCAACCAACATCCATGCCCTGCTGGAATTCGTCAATGGCGCGACCATCACCCTATCAGCCAGTTGGGACGTCTGGTGCCATCGCCATGCCAATATGGAGCTTTACGGTACGGAAGGTTCGTTGTTCGTGCCGGACCCAAATTTCTTCGGTGGCGCGGTGGAAGCCACGGGCCGTAATAAGGAGGTCAAGCCGCTGGAGGACTGGGACCATCCGTTCGGCATCAACAACCAGGAAAGTGCGCAGGGACCGCGCGCCAATTACCGCACGGCGGGGCTTGCCGACATGGCCTTGGCGATCATTGAGGGCCGCGATGCGCGTTGCTCGCTGGACCGGGTTTTGCATGGGGTCGATGTGATGACGGCCATTCTGAAATCGGGTGAGACGGGCGAATTCGTCTCGCTCTCCACCACCTGTACCCAACCGGCGGCTCTTGGCGTAGAAGAGGCAAGGGCCTTGCTTCGGTAA
- a CDS encoding ABC transporter ATP-binding protein: MPMNTSVSIRDLSLNFGAVTVLKDLNLDIADGEFLVLLGSSGCGKSTLLNCIAGLLDVSEGQIFIKDKNVTWEEPKDRGIGMVFQSYALYPQMTVEKNLSFGLQVAKMPKTEIDKRVARAAEILQIGPLLKRKPAELSGGQRQRVAIGRALVRDVDVFLFDEPLSNLDAKLRAELRVEIKRLHQSLKNTMIYVTHDQIEALTLADRIAIMKSGVIQQLDDPMTIYNRPKNLFVAGFIGSPSMNFFKGELREKNGAVVFHSGGVDFGLTGYQADTTLLPGRKVVLGARPEHIAVDGDIGPGEEAHPALVDIEEPMGADNLLWLKLAGQVLSVRIAGTRRYRPGSEVKLAFDMSVASLFDAETEMRL; this comes from the coding sequence ATGCCGATGAACACAAGTGTTTCCATACGCGATCTCTCACTTAATTTTGGCGCCGTCACGGTGCTGAAGGATCTCAATCTCGACATTGCCGATGGCGAGTTTCTGGTGCTGCTCGGCTCTTCGGGCTGCGGCAAGTCCACGCTGCTCAACTGCATTGCCGGGCTTCTCGATGTCTCGGAAGGGCAGATCTTCATCAAGGACAAGAACGTCACCTGGGAAGAGCCTAAGGATCGCGGCATCGGCATGGTGTTCCAGTCCTATGCGCTGTATCCGCAGATGACCGTGGAGAAAAACCTGTCCTTCGGCTTGCAGGTGGCGAAAATGCCGAAGACCGAAATCGACAAGCGGGTGGCGCGCGCCGCCGAGATCCTGCAAATCGGTCCGCTGTTAAAACGCAAGCCAGCCGAGCTTTCCGGTGGCCAGCGCCAGCGCGTGGCCATCGGCCGGGCTTTGGTGCGTGATGTCGATGTGTTTCTGTTCGATGAACCGCTGTCCAATCTCGATGCCAAGCTGCGGGCCGAACTCCGTGTCGAGATCAAGCGGCTGCATCAATCGCTTAAAAACACGATGATCTACGTCACCCATGACCAGATCGAGGCGCTGACGCTGGCCGACCGGATTGCCATCATGAAAAGCGGCGTCATCCAGCAGCTTGACGATCCGATGACCATCTATAACAGGCCGAAAAACCTGTTCGTGGCTGGCTTTATCGGCTCACCGTCGATGAATTTCTTCAAGGGGGAATTGCGGGAAAAGAATGGCGCTGTTGTGTTTCATTCCGGTGGCGTCGATTTCGGCCTGACCGGCTATCAGGCCGATACCACGCTCCTGCCCGGACGAAAGGTCGTGCTGGGCGCGCGTCCCGAACACATCGCTGTGGACGGCGATATCGGTCCGGGCGAGGAGGCGCATCCGGCCCTCGTTGATATTGAGGAGCCAATGGGCGCCGATAACCTCCTCTGGCTGAAGCTGGCGGGACAGGTGCTATCGGTGCGCATTGCCGGGACGCGCCGCTACCGGCCCGGCAGCGAGGTCAAACTCGCCTTCGACATGTCCGTCGCCTCGTTGTTCGACGCCGAGACGGAAATGCGTCTCTGA